A genomic segment from uncultured Desulfuromonas sp. encodes:
- a CDS encoding HDOD domain-containing protein, translating to MPKRSSHDPALSAQLLKLVNSAFYHFPSKIETISRAITLVGLNELRSLIFAATATETFQQLSAESIDMNAFWQRSVYCGLMAKKLSTALLGGSGESMFLTGLLHDVGRLIIYSQLPDQAQRIVAEAETSQRSLSAIEKEILGFSSAQLGSILLENWQLPQRLWEPVRFQSTPEEAKEYFEEATFLKVALQITACIEPELKSGEPLQLASLPKIQIHGLEISRDQLEMMINDASVESLEVLMIVNPNAGICF from the coding sequence ATGCCGAAGAGATCGAGCCACGATCCGGCCTTAAGTGCTCAACTTCTCAAACTGGTCAACAGTGCCTTTTACCACTTCCCCAGTAAGATCGAAACCATCTCCCGGGCTATTACACTGGTCGGGCTCAACGAATTACGCTCCCTGATTTTCGCGGCAACCGCCACAGAAACCTTTCAACAACTTTCTGCGGAAAGTATCGATATGAATGCCTTCTGGCAACGCAGCGTGTACTGCGGCCTTATGGCAAAAAAACTATCGACAGCACTTCTTGGCGGCAGCGGTGAATCCATGTTTTTAACCGGCTTACTCCATGATGTCGGCCGCCTCATTATCTACTCTCAGTTGCCGGACCAAGCCCAGCGGATTGTTGCCGAGGCTGAAACCAGCCAGCGTAGCCTGAGCGCTATCGAAAAAGAAATCCTTGGTTTCAGCTCCGCCCAGTTGGGATCAATCCTGTTGGAAAACTGGCAGCTTCCACAACGTTTATGGGAACCGGTCCGTTTCCAATCGACCCCGGAAGAGGCCAAAGAATATTTTGAAGAGGCGACATTCCTCAAAGTTGCGCTGCAAATCACCGCGTGCATTGAACCAGAGCTGAAAAGCGGTGAGCCCTTGCAACTTGCCAGTCTGCCTAAGATCCAGATTCACGGTCTCGAAATCTCCCGCGATCAACTGGAAATGATGATCAATGACGCCAGCGTTGAGAGCCTGGAGGTGTTGATGATCGTAAACCCAAATGCCGGCATATGTTTTTAA
- a CDS encoding LysR family transcriptional regulator translates to MAITLRQLQIFAKVAELESVSRAAGEMNLTQSAVSMALSELERYSDAPLFDRQGKRLHLNDRGRQLLPLVGNLQRQYQEIEMFLDESLLKPRGILHVGASTTIGNYLMPELITRFSRNYPEATVLLQVGNAAQIEAGIAHGELDLGLSEGFQMNPTLTAVKWRDDELVIVTGPQHLWVGEKKPLSPEQLQQGAWIVREHGSGTRDVFEAALKKQQVSGTVTMELGHTEAIKKAVEAGAGCACLSRIAVQRELDHGWLVAIPTCLDLKRDLILLTKEGRYRSILFQTFRDSLYH, encoded by the coding sequence ATGGCCATCACACTTCGACAATTACAGATCTTTGCCAAAGTCGCTGAGCTGGAGAGTGTTTCGCGAGCAGCTGGTGAAATGAACCTGACCCAATCCGCTGTGAGTATGGCATTGAGCGAATTGGAGCGCTATTCGGATGCACCACTGTTCGACCGCCAAGGCAAGCGCCTGCACCTCAACGACCGCGGCCGTCAACTGCTGCCGTTGGTGGGAAATCTGCAACGCCAGTATCAGGAAATCGAGATGTTTCTTGATGAATCGCTGCTCAAGCCGCGCGGCATTCTTCATGTCGGTGCCAGCACCACCATCGGCAACTACCTGATGCCGGAGCTGATCACCCGTTTCTCCCGCAACTACCCTGAAGCAACGGTACTATTACAGGTCGGAAATGCCGCGCAAATCGAAGCCGGAATCGCCCATGGAGAGCTGGATCTGGGATTGAGTGAAGGATTTCAGATGAATCCGACTCTGACAGCGGTCAAATGGCGTGATGACGAGCTGGTGATTGTGACCGGCCCCCAGCATCTCTGGGTTGGTGAAAAAAAGCCGCTCTCCCCCGAGCAGCTGCAACAGGGGGCCTGGATCGTACGCGAACACGGCTCGGGAACGCGGGACGTGTTTGAAGCCGCACTGAAGAAGCAACAGGTCAGCGGCACAGTCACCATGGAGCTTGGGCATACAGAAGCGATCAAAAAAGCAGTGGAGGCTGGTGCCGGTTGCGCCTGCCTGTCACGCATAGCGGTGCAACGAGAACTTGATCACGGCTGGCTGGTTGCAATCCCGACCTGCCTCGACCTCAAACGTGACCTGATCCTGCTGACCAAAGAGGGTCGCTATCGTTCGATTCTGTTTCAAACCTTTCGCGACAGCCTTTATCACTAG
- a CDS encoding putative sulfate exporter family transporter, translated as MNTELIRKIIFVICLLLCFLPWMDAAYALLLGIVLSMTLGNPWPKQAAQSSKKLLQLSVIGLGFGLSLGEVWTTGRESIIYTLVGICFTLTMGMALGRLFKVEKTTASLVAFGTAICGGSAIAAMAPVLKAEDDEIAVSLATVFTLNAVALFLFPVVGHLLHLNQTMFGTWAGMAIHDTSSVVGAASVYGAKALAVGTTVKLSRALWITPIVLVVAWRNRSTGKKAFPWFIVGFILAAAISTLVPQFATQWHWLARVAKQLLIVTLFLIGAGLSRELLRRVGARPLLQGVTLWLLVGSLTLVALELFGIA; from the coding sequence ATGAATACTGAACTGATTCGCAAAATAATCTTTGTCATCTGTTTGTTGCTTTGTTTTCTGCCCTGGATGGATGCGGCCTATGCGCTGTTGCTGGGGATTGTGTTGAGTATGACTCTGGGCAATCCATGGCCGAAACAGGCGGCCCAGTCCAGTAAGAAGCTGCTGCAGCTATCGGTGATCGGCCTCGGTTTTGGTCTGAGCCTTGGCGAAGTGTGGACCACTGGTCGCGAGTCCATCATTTATACCCTGGTCGGTATCTGTTTTACCTTGACGATGGGGATGGCATTAGGCCGCCTGTTTAAAGTGGAAAAGACAACCGCTTCGCTGGTTGCTTTTGGCACCGCCATCTGCGGCGGCAGCGCCATCGCCGCCATGGCGCCGGTGCTCAAGGCCGAAGACGATGAGATCGCCGTGTCGCTGGCCACGGTGTTCACGCTCAATGCCGTTGCGTTGTTCCTGTTTCCCGTGGTCGGGCATCTGCTCCATCTTAATCAGACCATGTTCGGCACCTGGGCAGGCATGGCGATTCATGATACCAGCAGCGTCGTCGGTGCCGCCTCGGTGTACGGGGCCAAAGCCCTGGCCGTCGGCACTACCGTCAAATTGTCACGCGCATTGTGGATTACACCCATCGTGCTGGTGGTCGCCTGGCGTAACCGCTCCACCGGTAAGAAGGCGTTCCCCTGGTTCATCGTCGGGTTCATTCTGGCCGCGGCCATCAGCACGCTGGTGCCGCAGTTTGCGACACAGTGGCATTGGTTGGCACGTGTTGCCAAACAACTGCTGATCGTCACTCTGTTTTTGATTGGTGCCGGTTTGAGCCGCGAGCTGTTGCGCCGTGTGGGGGCGCGACCATTGTTGCAGGGGGTGACATTGTGGTTGCTGGTCGGCAGCCTGACTCTGGTTGCCTTGGAACTGTTTGGCATCGCCTAA
- a CDS encoding universal stress protein gives MMMLPLYKKILVATDFSAHSSEAFKHAVMLARQNNAQIYLLHVMQPIDPYISSFFSGHVGENQIEELEQTKFKALQDELKSDLDAFVQQELARFPDDLQRFAGTEVIYGVPAVEILAFAEQNAIDVIVLGGHGHSAIEQAFLGSVAEKVLRKSTKPVFVVPLHQ, from the coding sequence ATGATGATGCTCCCGCTTTACAAAAAAATTCTGGTTGCCACCGATTTTTCCGCCCATTCCAGCGAGGCTTTTAAGCATGCCGTTATGCTGGCTCGGCAAAATAACGCCCAGATCTATCTGCTGCATGTTATGCAGCCCATCGATCCCTATATCAGCAGTTTTTTCTCCGGTCATGTGGGAGAAAATCAGATCGAGGAACTGGAGCAAACCAAGTTCAAAGCCTTGCAGGATGAGTTGAAAAGCGATCTTGACGCGTTCGTCCAACAGGAATTGGCCCGCTTTCCCGACGACCTTCAACGGTTTGCCGGCACCGAAGTGATTTACGGCGTTCCCGCGGTGGAAATTCTTGCCTTTGCTGAACAGAACGCGATTGATGTGATTGTTCTCGGCGGACACGGGCATAGTGCGATTGAGCAGGCGTTTCTCGGTAGTGTTGCGGAAAAAGTGCTGCGTAAGTCAACGAAGCCGGTGTTTGTTGTGCCTCTACATCAATAG
- a CDS encoding NADH:flavin oxidoreductase/NADH oxidase — translation MSTLLSQGKIADVALKNRVVMPPMCMYQSDDTAHPKDFHKYHYTARALGGVGLIIVEATGIEARGRISNQDLGIWTDAQMLTHKELVAECHKFGSKIALQIAHAGRKSEAKETTPVAPSAIAFSADAPYKQPDELTLEGIEEIKGLFIDAALRAQNAGYDIVELHAAHGYLLCEFLSPLTNQRDDLYGGSLASRCRIVLETAKAIIDKIDIPLMVRISADEWMENGWDIDDSTYLSKELEKVGVAAIHVSAGGNHEVVDRMPEFVPLYQCDYAQKIKQAISIPVIAVGLITTPQQGEKILENGVCDFVAYGRELLRSPNFVFYAAQTFDEKDQIEHSYLRAF, via the coding sequence ATGAGCACACTATTATCGCAAGGCAAAATCGCCGATGTCGCGCTGAAAAATAGAGTCGTCATGCCTCCCATGTGTATGTATCAGAGTGACGACACAGCCCACCCCAAGGATTTCCATAAATATCATTACACCGCCAGAGCCTTAGGCGGTGTTGGTCTGATCATTGTCGAAGCTACGGGCATTGAAGCGCGGGGAAGAATTTCAAATCAGGATCTTGGCATTTGGACAGACGCACAAATGCTGACCCACAAAGAGCTTGTGGCCGAGTGCCATAAGTTTGGCTCAAAAATCGCGTTGCAGATTGCCCATGCCGGAAGAAAAAGTGAGGCGAAAGAGACAACGCCTGTCGCGCCAAGTGCCATCGCATTTTCTGCAGACGCACCATATAAACAGCCGGATGAATTGACACTTGAAGGTATTGAAGAAATAAAAGGTCTCTTTATCGATGCCGCACTCAGAGCGCAAAATGCAGGCTATGACATCGTTGAACTGCACGCGGCGCATGGCTATCTGTTGTGCGAGTTTCTCTCTCCCTTGACCAATCAACGAGATGATCTTTATGGCGGCAGCTTAGCAAGCAGGTGCCGAATCGTTTTGGAAACCGCCAAAGCGATCATCGACAAGATCGACATTCCTTTGATGGTCAGGATCTCGGCGGATGAATGGATGGAAAACGGCTGGGATATTGACGACTCGACCTATCTGTCCAAAGAGTTGGAAAAAGTCGGTGTTGCGGCGATACATGTCTCTGCAGGCGGCAACCATGAGGTTGTTGATCGGATGCCTGAGTTTGTGCCTCTTTACCAATGTGACTACGCGCAAAAAATCAAACAGGCCATCTCCATTCCCGTTATTGCGGTGGGCTTAATCACCACACCACAACAAGGGGAAAAGATTCTAGAAAATGGCGTATGTGACTTTGTCGCCTACGGCAGAGAGCTGTTGCGCTCTCCTAACTTTGTTTTTTACGCGGCACAAACCTTTGACGAAAAAGACCAGATTGAGCACTCGTATCTCAGGGCGTTTTAA
- a CDS encoding integron integrase: protein MRARHYRSRTEETYCQWVRRYILYHKKQHPKDMGESEINAFLTYLAVKKKVSASTQNQALSAILYLYRHVIGRDIGDLGEVIRARKPKRLPVVMTREEVKAALDQLNGDKWLMASLLYGSGLRLMECLQLWVQDLAFSGGELLVRDGKGGKDRRTMLPQSLVSALQEHLIHVKKIHDKDLNDGCGKVPLPGALDRKYPQAPWDWRWQWVFPQANRWKNKITGEEGRHHVHETILQRAVREAVSRAGVVKRVGCHTFRHCFATHLLEAGYNTGIIGA from the coding sequence ATGCGAGCCAGGCACTATCGTTCTCGGACTGAAGAAACATACTGCCAATGGGTTCGGCGTTATATTTTGTATCACAAAAAACAGCATCCGAAAGATATGGGTGAGTCAGAAATCAACGCTTTTCTGACTTACTTGGCCGTCAAGAAAAAGGTCAGTGCTTCGACCCAAAATCAGGCATTGAGCGCAATTCTTTACCTGTATCGGCATGTCATCGGTCGGGATATCGGTGATTTGGGTGAGGTGATCCGGGCGCGTAAGCCAAAACGACTGCCGGTGGTCATGACTCGCGAAGAGGTCAAGGCGGCTCTCGATCAGTTAAACGGAGATAAATGGTTGATGGCCAGTTTGCTCTATGGTTCTGGATTGCGCTTGATGGAATGTCTGCAATTGTGGGTGCAGGATTTGGCTTTTTCTGGAGGGGAACTTCTGGTTCGCGATGGTAAGGGTGGAAAAGACAGACGCACTATGTTGCCGCAATCATTGGTGTCTGCTTTACAGGAACACTTGATTCACGTTAAAAAAATTCATGACAAAGACCTGAACGATGGTTGTGGCAAGGTTCCGTTACCAGGCGCCCTTGATCGGAAATATCCGCAAGCCCCGTGGGATTGGCGCTGGCAGTGGGTTTTTCCACAAGCGAACCGTTGGAAAAATAAAATCACCGGCGAAGAGGGCCGGCATCATGTACACGAGACGATTTTGCAACGAGCTGTCCGTGAAGCGGTCTCCCGTGCCGGTGTTGTCAAAAGAGTCGGGTGTCACACCTTTCGCCACTGTTTTGCAACCCATTTGTTGGAAGCTGGGTACAATACAGGAATTATTGGGGCATAA